In one window of Comamonas testosteroni DNA:
- a CDS encoding propionate--CoA ligase, protein MTTHFEDFYQRSIDDRDGFWAEQAGLVDWQHKPQQICDYSNPPFAKWFVGGTTNLCHNAIDRHLAARGDQNALIAISTETRTEKIYSYRELHAEVNRMAAVLQSLGVQKGDRVQIYMPMVAEACFAMLACVRLGAIHSVVFGGFASGALASRIDDAEPKVIISADAGSRGGRVVAYKPLLDEALRQSSHQPAAVLMVNRGLAEMPMKAGRDHDWSALRSRHLNAQVDCVWVESTHPSYTLYTSGTTGKPKGVQRDTGGYTVALAASMPHIFDAQAGQTFFCTSDIGWVVGHSYIIYAPLIAGMATVMYEGLPVNPDAGVWWSIVEKYKVTHMFSAPTAIRVLKKHDADYLKRYDISSLKALWLAGEPLDEPTATWISQAINKPIIDNYWQTETGWPIMTLCNGVQKQATRFGSPGRAVYGYNVKLIDDASGEELTQANQKGVLAIEGPLPPGCMQTVWRDDNRFVNTYWKSIPGRLIYSTFDWGIRDEDGYYFILGRTDDVINVAGHRLGTREIEESISAHAQIAEVAVVGVADNLKGQAALAFAVVRDAALVADEVLSKALEADVMKLVDARLGAVARPSRVIFVTALPKTRSGKLLRRALQAVAEGRDPGDLSTMEDPAALVQVQQRL, encoded by the coding sequence ATGACCACGCATTTCGAAGATTTCTACCAGCGCTCCATTGATGACCGCGACGGCTTCTGGGCGGAGCAGGCCGGGCTGGTCGATTGGCAGCACAAGCCGCAGCAGATCTGTGACTACAGCAACCCGCCATTCGCCAAATGGTTTGTGGGCGGTACAACGAATCTTTGCCATAACGCCATTGACCGCCATCTGGCTGCGCGTGGCGATCAAAACGCGTTGATCGCCATTTCTACCGAAACCCGTACCGAAAAGATCTATAGCTATCGCGAGCTGCATGCGGAGGTCAATCGCATGGCCGCCGTACTGCAGTCGCTGGGTGTGCAAAAAGGCGACCGCGTGCAGATATATATGCCCATGGTTGCCGAGGCCTGTTTTGCCATGCTGGCCTGCGTGCGCCTGGGCGCCATTCACTCCGTGGTGTTCGGCGGCTTTGCCTCGGGCGCGCTGGCGTCGCGCATTGATGATGCTGAGCCCAAGGTCATCATCAGCGCCGATGCGGGCTCGCGCGGCGGCCGCGTCGTGGCCTACAAGCCTTTGCTGGATGAAGCGCTCAGGCAGTCCAGTCACCAGCCCGCTGCTGTGCTGATGGTCAACCGCGGACTGGCTGAAATGCCCATGAAGGCGGGCCGCGACCATGACTGGTCGGCCTTGCGTTCCCGGCACCTGAATGCGCAGGTGGATTGCGTCTGGGTGGAATCGACCCATCCCAGCTACACCCTCTATACCAGCGGCACCACGGGCAAGCCCAAGGGCGTGCAGCGCGATACGGGCGGCTATACCGTGGCGCTGGCGGCCAGCATGCCGCACATCTTCGATGCCCAGGCAGGACAGACCTTCTTCTGCACCAGCGACATCGGCTGGGTCGTGGGTCATAGCTACATCATCTATGCGCCGCTGATTGCGGGCATGGCCACGGTGATGTACGAGGGTCTGCCGGTCAACCCCGATGCCGGCGTTTGGTGGAGCATTGTCGAGAAATACAAGGTCACGCACATGTTCTCGGCGCCGACGGCGATTCGCGTGCTCAAAAAGCATGATGCGGATTACCTCAAGCGTTACGACATCTCCAGCCTCAAGGCCCTGTGGCTGGCCGGCGAGCCGCTTGACGAGCCCACGGCGACCTGGATCAGCCAGGCCATCAACAAGCCCATCATCGACAACTACTGGCAGACCGAGACCGGCTGGCCCATCATGACGCTGTGCAACGGTGTGCAAAAGCAGGCCACGCGTTTTGGCAGTCCGGGCCGGGCTGTCTATGGCTACAACGTCAAGCTGATCGATGATGCCAGCGGCGAGGAGTTGACCCAGGCGAATCAGAAGGGCGTGCTCGCGATTGAAGGTCCGCTGCCGCCCGGTTGCATGCAGACGGTCTGGCGTGACGACAACCGCTTTGTCAACACTTACTGGAAGAGCATTCCGGGTCGTTTGATCTACAGCACCTTCGACTGGGGTATCCGCGATGAGGACGGCTACTACTTCATCCTCGGCCGTACCGATGATGTGATCAATGTGGCGGGCCATCGCCTGGGCACCCGCGAGATCGAGGAGAGCATCTCTGCCCATGCCCAGATTGCCGAAGTGGCCGTGGTCGGCGTTGCCGACAATCTCAAGGGCCAGGCTGCGCTGGCCTTTGCCGTGGTGCGCGATGCTGCCTTGGTGGCCGATGAGGTCTTGAGCAAGGCCCTCGAAGCCGATGTGATGAAGCTGGTCGACGCGCGTCTGGGAGCGGTTGCGCGTCCGTCGCGTGTGATCTTCGTCACGGCTTTGCCCAAGACGCGCAGCGGTAAGTTGCTGCGCCGGGCACTGCAGGCCGTGGCCGAAGGTCGTGATCCCGGTGACCTGAGCACCATGGAAGATCCGGCGGCCCTGGTCCAGGTGCAACAGCGTCTGTAA
- a CDS encoding TolC family outer membrane protein: MTKLPRPLQAPSAHALRAISLGVLLAWAGAQTQAQTLSELVAQARGYDASWQAQQADARAAASRADQALSGLLPNVGLSAGANRTHVDIHTSVPLPGMASSFNNTQQNVQLSAQQPLYRPANKIAYEQGQRGVDVAQAQLDAAAQNLIVRVAQAYFDVLAAQDSVQVAQSQKQAISTQLEMAKRNFEVGTATITDSREAQSRFDLVTAQEIAAQNDLQVKRVALDQLVGRVGIQPTPLAAPLTLPRVEPDNMQDWVDKALAAQPQLRQAQLALDIARLDTQKAEAGHKPTVDLQAGYVVNRYPNGSMTPSIPLSYRTNAAQIGVVMNMPLFAGFAVQNRIRETVALEEKARAQLDDARRNVEQATRTTFLGVQSGQAQVKALEAALASSQSSLEANKMGYEVGVRINIDVLNAQSQVYQTERDLANARYQVLLGQLKLKQAAGVLTDDDLRSIDSLTLPAPVVQKATPQTPAVPALPVAPQRKAR; the protein is encoded by the coding sequence ATGACCAAGCTGCCCAGGCCTCTGCAAGCCCCCTCCGCCCACGCGCTGCGTGCCATTTCCTTGGGAGTTCTGCTGGCATGGGCCGGCGCTCAGACACAGGCCCAGACCCTGTCGGAGCTGGTAGCACAGGCCCGTGGCTATGACGCTTCATGGCAGGCCCAACAAGCCGATGCGAGAGCGGCGGCCAGCCGCGCCGATCAGGCACTGTCCGGGCTGCTGCCCAACGTGGGTCTATCGGCGGGTGCCAACCGCACCCATGTGGACATCCATACCTCCGTGCCCCTCCCCGGCATGGCCAGCAGCTTCAACAACACGCAGCAGAACGTCCAGCTCAGCGCCCAGCAGCCGCTGTACCGTCCTGCCAACAAAATTGCCTACGAGCAGGGGCAGCGCGGCGTGGATGTGGCCCAAGCTCAGCTGGATGCGGCTGCACAAAACCTGATCGTGCGTGTAGCCCAGGCTTATTTCGATGTGCTGGCGGCCCAGGACAGCGTGCAGGTGGCCCAGTCACAAAAGCAGGCCATCAGCACCCAGCTCGAGATGGCCAAGCGCAATTTCGAAGTCGGCACGGCCACCATCACCGATTCGCGCGAAGCCCAGTCCCGCTTCGATCTGGTCACGGCCCAGGAAATCGCTGCGCAAAATGACCTTCAAGTCAAGCGCGTGGCCCTGGATCAGCTCGTGGGCCGCGTCGGCATTCAGCCCACACCGCTGGCTGCACCGCTGACCCTGCCCAGGGTGGAGCCCGACAATATGCAAGACTGGGTGGACAAGGCACTGGCCGCCCAGCCCCAGTTGCGCCAGGCCCAGCTGGCCCTGGACATTGCCAGGCTGGACACGCAGAAGGCCGAGGCCGGCCACAAGCCCACCGTGGACCTGCAGGCCGGTTATGTGGTCAACCGCTATCCCAACGGCTCCATGACTCCGTCCATTCCCCTGAGCTATCGCACCAACGCTGCCCAGATCGGCGTGGTCATGAACATGCCGCTGTTTGCGGGCTTTGCGGTGCAGAACCGCATCCGGGAAACCGTGGCGCTGGAGGAAAAAGCCCGCGCCCAGCTCGACGATGCCCGCCGCAACGTGGAGCAGGCTACGCGTACCACCTTCCTGGGCGTGCAATCCGGCCAGGCCCAGGTCAAGGCGCTGGAAGCCGCGCTCGCTTCCAGTCAGAGTTCGCTGGAAGCCAACAAAATGGGGTATGAGGTTGGCGTGCGCATCAATATCGATGTGCTCAACGCCCAGAGTCAGGTCTACCAAACCGAGCGCGATCTGGCCAATGCCCGCTATCAGGTGCTGCTGGGCCAGCTCAAGCTCAAGCAGGCTGCGGGCGTGCTGACAGATGATGATCTGCGCAGCATTGACAGCCTGACTTTGCCAGCGCCGGTCGTTCAAAAAGCCACGCCCCAAACACCCGCAGTACCTGCCCTACCTGTAGCGCCCCAACGCAAAGCACGTTAA
- a CDS encoding 3-deoxy-D-manno-octulosonic acid transferase, with the protein MAKPAPMGFARALFSALAWAVQPLLRRKLRRRALAEPGYGLAVPERFGHYQPADLGCDGRGRWVWIHSVSLGETRAAAILIKALRERMPAMRLLLTHSTATGREEGAKLLQSGDVQVWLPWDTLGATQRFIAQFHPAVGVLMETEIWPNLIAGCANAGIPLVLANARLNAKSEAGALKIGAISRPTYGALAAVWAQSEEDARRLRNVGAQVSAVLGNLKFDVQPDEHLLSLAASWKQRLSKPVVLFASSREGEEAQLLEQLKCQPQAMQAVQWLIVPRHPQRFEAVAQLIADAGFAVSRRSQWGAQPPALDNAIWLGDSLGEMPLYYAMSHLALMGGSFEPLGGQNLIESLACGTPVILGPHTFNFSQASELAVQAGAAIRSADMAQAVQDALAWAQNGADLDAASAKARDFMAQHRGAAGATADAIVRLMNS; encoded by the coding sequence ATGGCCAAACCGGCTCCCATGGGCTTTGCCCGTGCGCTGTTCAGTGCCCTGGCCTGGGCGGTGCAGCCGCTGCTGCGGCGCAAGTTGCGTCGCAGAGCGCTGGCTGAGCCAGGCTACGGCTTGGCCGTGCCTGAACGCTTCGGCCATTACCAGCCTGCAGATCTGGGGTGCGATGGACGCGGCCGATGGGTGTGGATTCATTCGGTGTCGCTGGGCGAGACCCGAGCTGCCGCCATTTTGATCAAGGCCTTGCGCGAGCGCATGCCGGCTATGCGTCTGCTGCTGACGCACAGCACCGCGACGGGGCGAGAAGAGGGCGCAAAGCTTCTCCAATCAGGCGATGTTCAGGTCTGGCTGCCTTGGGACACGCTGGGCGCAACGCAGCGCTTTATTGCGCAGTTTCACCCCGCCGTGGGTGTGCTGATGGAAACCGAGATCTGGCCCAATCTGATTGCAGGCTGTGCCAACGCAGGCATTCCCCTGGTGCTGGCCAACGCGCGGCTCAATGCCAAGTCCGAAGCGGGGGCGCTCAAGATAGGGGCGATTTCGCGCCCGACCTATGGTGCACTGGCAGCCGTCTGGGCACAGAGTGAGGAAGATGCGCGCCGCCTGCGTAATGTGGGCGCGCAGGTCAGCGCCGTGCTGGGCAATCTGAAATTTGATGTGCAGCCCGACGAGCATTTGCTGAGTCTGGCTGCGAGCTGGAAGCAGCGCTTGAGCAAGCCCGTCGTGCTCTTTGCCAGTAGCCGCGAGGGTGAAGAAGCCCAGCTGCTGGAGCAGCTTAAATGCCAGCCGCAAGCAATGCAGGCTGTGCAATGGCTGATCGTGCCGCGTCATCCGCAGCGCTTTGAGGCAGTGGCGCAGCTGATTGCGGATGCGGGCTTTGCGGTATCAAGGCGCAGCCAGTGGGGAGCGCAGCCGCCCGCGCTGGACAACGCTATATGGCTAGGCGATTCCTTGGGCGAGATGCCGCTGTACTACGCCATGTCGCATCTGGCGTTGATGGGCGGCAGTTTTGAGCCTCTGGGCGGGCAGAACCTGATTGAGTCGCTGGCCTGCGGCACGCCCGTGATTCTGGGACCACATACCTTTAATTTCAGCCAGGCGTCTGAGCTGGCCGTGCAGGCCGGTGCAGCCATCCGCAGTGCCGATATGGCCCAAGCCGTGCAGGATGCGCTGGCCTGGGCTCAGAACGGTGCTGACTTGGACGCCGCCAGCGCCAAAGCACGTGACTTCATGGCGCAGCATCGCGGCGCAGCCGGTGCTACGGCGGATGCGATTGTGCGGCTGATGAACTCCTGA
- a CDS encoding phosphomannomutase/phosphoglucomutase, which yields MQVASSIFKAYDIRGIVPSTLTEDVARGIGRAFGMAALVAGEKTVAVGRDGRLSGPALSAALMQGLTEVGVNVIDIGLATTPMLYFAAATLCTSGIQVTGSHNPKDYNGFKMVLAGRAIYGEEIQALRVRMETEDWTITGAGQISRADVLADYTARIVGDVKLARPMKIVVDCGNGVAGASAPAIFRQLGCEVIELFSEVDGNFPNHHPDPSKPENLRDVIQALQTSDAELGLAFDGDGDRLGIVTKDGQNIFPDRQMMLFAKDVLSRVPGGSIVFDVKCTQRLAPEIEAAGGKAVMYKTGHSLVKARMKELGAPLGGEMSGHIFFKERWYGFDDGTYAGCRLLEIVSRETDPSALLKALPTSFSTPELNVACAEGEPHRLAAELQALAAMEFAEPAQVSTIDGLRVDWADGFGLIRASNTTPVLVLRFEGHTQQALQRIEAQMLALLKRVKPDAQVGASAH from the coding sequence GTGCAAGTTGCATCCTCCATCTTCAAGGCCTATGACATTCGCGGCATTGTGCCGTCGACACTGACTGAAGACGTCGCCCGTGGCATCGGCCGCGCATTCGGCATGGCAGCGCTGGTCGCCGGCGAGAAAACCGTGGCGGTGGGCCGTGATGGCCGTCTGTCGGGTCCTGCGCTGTCGGCCGCATTGATGCAGGGCCTGACCGAGGTGGGCGTGAATGTGATCGACATCGGCCTGGCCACCACGCCCATGCTGTACTTTGCCGCCGCCACCTTGTGCACCAGCGGCATTCAGGTGACGGGCAGTCACAACCCCAAGGATTACAACGGCTTCAAGATGGTGCTGGCAGGCCGTGCCATTTATGGCGAGGAAATCCAGGCCTTGCGCGTGCGCATGGAAACGGAGGACTGGACGATTACCGGTGCTGGACAGATCAGCAGGGCCGATGTGCTGGCCGATTACACCGCCCGTATCGTGGGCGACGTGAAGCTGGCGCGGCCCATGAAGATTGTGGTGGACTGCGGCAACGGCGTGGCCGGTGCATCGGCGCCCGCCATCTTCCGTCAGCTGGGCTGCGAGGTGATCGAGCTGTTCTCCGAAGTCGACGGCAACTTCCCCAATCATCATCCCGACCCCAGCAAGCCCGAGAACCTGCGCGATGTGATCCAGGCCCTGCAGACCAGCGATGCCGAGCTGGGTCTGGCTTTTGACGGTGACGGCGACCGCCTGGGCATTGTGACCAAGGACGGCCAGAACATCTTCCCCGACCGTCAGATGATGCTGTTCGCCAAGGATGTGCTTTCGCGCGTGCCTGGCGGCTCCATCGTGTTCGATGTCAAGTGCACCCAGCGTCTGGCTCCCGAGATCGAAGCTGCCGGCGGCAAGGCCGTGATGTACAAGACCGGCCATTCGCTGGTCAAGGCTCGCATGAAGGAGCTGGGCGCGCCGCTGGGTGGCGAGATGAGCGGCCATATCTTCTTCAAGGAGCGCTGGTACGGCTTTGACGATGGCACCTATGCCGGCTGCCGTCTGCTCGAAATCGTCAGCCGCGAAACCGACCCCAGCGCACTGCTCAAAGCATTGCCCACCAGCTTCTCCACGCCCGAGCTCAATGTGGCCTGTGCCGAAGGCGAGCCCCATCGTCTGGCAGCCGAGTTGCAGGCGCTTGCTGCCATGGAGTTTGCTGAACCTGCCCAGGTCAGCACCATTGACGGGCTGCGCGTGGACTGGGCCGATGGCTTCGGCCTGATCCGCGCCAGCAACACCACGCCGGTGCTCGTGCTGCGCTTTGAAGGCCATACACAGCAAGCCTTGCAGCGCATCGAAGCGCAGATGCTGGCCTTGCTCAAGCGCGTCAAGCCTGACGCCCAGGTGGGCGCGTCCGCGCACTGA
- a CDS encoding efflux RND transporter permease subunit: MWFTRISLKNPVLATMLMLAFVVLGIFSYQRLKVDQFPNIEFPVVVVTVEYPGASPEIVESEVTKKIEESVNSVAGINALTSRSYEGTSVVIIEFQLHIDGRRAADDVREKVAAVRPTLRDEVKEPRVIRFDPASTAVWSLAVLPDPHALHGETAPDGQSVTPPDAVALTSWADQVLKKRLENVRGVGAVNMVGATKREINVYLDPRALEAYSITPEQVAQAVRAENQDLPVGAIRSKAQERVVQIDARIQRPEEFARIIVAYRNDAPIRVGQLARVQDDAQELQTLALYNGSRTLLMSVQKAQDENTIEVVDGLNAAIKSIAPELPPGVRLQAIADNSRAIRVGVDNVRQTLIEGALLTVLIVFLFLNSWRSTVITGLTLPIALIGTFLFMYWFGFSINMVTLMALSLCVGLLIDDAIVVRENIVRHVQMGKNAYQAAMEGTQEIGLAVLATTLSIVAVFLPIGFMGGIIGKFFHEFGITIVAAVLISMFVSFTLDPMLSSVWHDPAIHAHGEHGSKSLYDRTLGRVTAWVERMSDRLSDFYQGILRWSLAHKLLTLALAFVIFIASIALVPLLGTEFVPKADFSETSISFNTPEGSSIEATEAKARQVTEILRALPEVRYTLTTINTGNANGKNYANIYVRLVDRHQRNRNVDEISAYLRPRLRAIAGIKLTHVGLREAVGGQKQVEFSLMGPDLDELARLSQIVQERIDDIPGLVDLDSSLKPNKPMVKIEVHRDAAADLGLSIGNMASALRTWVAGQTVGNWRASDDQTYDVNVRLEPEARTTPQDLERLPFALSAGDGGMRIVRLNQVASVVDSTGPSQINRRNLNREVAINSNVYLRSTGEVTADIKQALATVPMPPGYSYQFSGAAKNMAESFGYAISALLLAIIFIYMILASQFKSFLQPLALMTSLPLTLIGVVLALMMFGSALSMFSIIGVVMLMGLVTKNAILLVDFAIRAREPRTNDASGQTEPGLPRNEALLLAARVRLRPILMTTLAMIFGMVPLAFAVTEGSEQRAPMGQAVIGGVITSSLLTLVVVPVVYCYLDDFANWMRRKWSGAPSKSAEPPQEASEARRIDGLS, encoded by the coding sequence CGAGTTCCAGCTGCATATAGACGGCCGCCGCGCTGCCGACGATGTGCGTGAGAAGGTCGCCGCAGTGCGTCCCACTCTGCGTGACGAGGTCAAGGAGCCGCGCGTCATCCGTTTCGACCCGGCCAGCACGGCAGTGTGGTCGCTGGCCGTGCTGCCAGACCCCCATGCCCTGCATGGCGAGACTGCCCCCGATGGCCAGAGCGTGACGCCGCCCGATGCGGTTGCACTGACCAGCTGGGCCGATCAGGTGCTGAAAAAGCGGCTGGAGAATGTGCGCGGCGTCGGCGCCGTGAACATGGTGGGAGCCACCAAGCGCGAGATCAATGTCTATCTGGACCCGCGGGCGCTCGAGGCCTACTCCATCACCCCCGAACAGGTTGCCCAGGCGGTGCGTGCCGAGAACCAGGACCTGCCCGTGGGGGCTATCCGCTCCAAGGCCCAGGAACGCGTGGTGCAGATCGATGCCCGCATTCAGCGCCCCGAGGAATTTGCCCGCATCATCGTGGCCTACCGCAACGACGCCCCGATCCGCGTCGGCCAGTTGGCCCGCGTGCAGGACGATGCGCAGGAGCTGCAGACCCTTGCGCTGTACAACGGCAGCCGCACTCTGCTGATGTCCGTGCAAAAGGCCCAGGACGAGAACACCATCGAGGTGGTCGACGGCCTGAATGCAGCCATCAAGTCCATCGCCCCCGAGCTGCCGCCCGGCGTGCGCCTGCAGGCAATTGCCGACAACTCGCGCGCCATCCGCGTGGGCGTGGACAACGTGCGCCAGACGCTGATCGAGGGTGCCTTGCTCACGGTGCTCATCGTGTTTCTGTTCCTGAACTCCTGGCGCTCCACGGTGATCACGGGACTGACGCTACCCATCGCGCTGATCGGTACCTTCCTCTTCATGTACTGGTTCGGCTTTTCCATCAATATGGTCACACTGATGGCGCTCTCGCTGTGCGTGGGCCTGCTGATCGACGATGCCATCGTGGTGCGCGAGAACATCGTGCGCCATGTACAGATGGGCAAGAACGCCTATCAGGCAGCCATGGAAGGCACGCAGGAAATCGGGCTGGCTGTGCTCGCCACCACGCTTTCCATCGTCGCCGTATTTCTGCCCATAGGCTTTATGGGCGGCATCATCGGCAAGTTTTTCCATGAGTTCGGCATCACCATCGTGGCTGCCGTTCTGATCTCCATGTTCGTCAGCTTCACGCTGGACCCCATGCTCTCAAGCGTTTGGCATGACCCGGCGATTCACGCCCATGGCGAGCATGGCAGCAAAAGCCTGTACGACCGCACGCTGGGGCGAGTGACGGCCTGGGTGGAGCGCATGAGTGACCGGCTCTCGGACTTCTACCAGGGCATACTGCGCTGGTCGCTGGCCCACAAGCTACTCACCCTGGCGCTGGCATTCGTTATTTTCATAGCTAGCATCGCGCTTGTACCTCTGCTTGGCACCGAATTTGTGCCCAAGGCAGACTTTTCGGAAACTTCGATCAGCTTCAACACCCCCGAAGGCTCCTCGATCGAAGCCACCGAAGCCAAGGCCAGACAGGTGACGGAGATATTGCGCGCCTTGCCCGAGGTGCGTTACACGCTGACCACCATCAACACCGGCAATGCCAACGGCAAGAACTACGCCAATATCTATGTGCGACTGGTTGACCGCCATCAGCGCAACCGCAATGTGGACGAGATTTCGGCCTACCTGCGTCCCAGGCTACGGGCGATTGCAGGCATCAAGCTCACCCATGTGGGCCTGCGCGAGGCCGTGGGCGGGCAAAAGCAGGTCGAGTTCTCACTCATGGGCCCGGATCTGGACGAACTGGCCCGCCTGAGCCAGATCGTGCAGGAGCGAATCGACGATATTCCGGGCCTGGTCGATTTGGACTCCAGCCTCAAGCCCAACAAGCCAATGGTCAAAATCGAGGTCCATCGCGATGCCGCGGCCGACCTGGGTCTGTCGATAGGCAACATGGCCAGTGCCCTGCGCACCTGGGTCGCGGGCCAGACCGTGGGCAACTGGAGGGCCAGCGACGACCAGACCTACGACGTGAACGTGCGGCTCGAGCCCGAGGCGCGCACCACGCCCCAGGACCTGGAGCGCCTGCCGTTTGCACTGTCTGCAGGAGATGGCGGCATGCGCATCGTGCGCCTAAACCAGGTTGCCAGCGTGGTAGACAGCACCGGCCCCAGCCAGATCAACCGCCGCAACCTCAACCGCGAGGTAGCCATCAACTCCAATGTCTATCTGCGCAGCACGGGCGAGGTCACGGCCGATATCAAGCAGGCGCTGGCCACCGTGCCCATGCCGCCCGGCTACAGCTACCAGTTCAGCGGTGCGGCCAAGAACATGGCCGAATCCTTTGGCTACGCGATTTCCGCGCTGCTGCTGGCCATCATCTTCATCTACATGATTCTGGCCAGCCAGTTCAAGAGCTTTCTTCAGCCCCTGGCGCTCATGACCTCGCTGCCGCTGACACTGATTGGCGTGGTGCTGGCCCTGATGATGTTTGGCTCGGCCCTGTCCATGTTCTCCATCATCGGCGTGGTCATGCTCATGGGTCTGGTGACCAAGAACGCGATTTTGCTGGTGGACTTTGCCATTCGCGCCCGTGAGCCCCGTACCAACGATGCCAGCGGCCAGACCGAACCGGGCCTGCCGCGCAATGAAGCGCTGCTGCTGGCGGCACGGGTACGCCTGCGCCCGATCCTGATGACCACGCTAGCCATGATCTTCGGCATGGTGCCGCTGGCCTTTGCAGTCACCGAAGGCTCCGAGCAGCGCGCCCCCATGGGCCAGGCCGTGATCGGCGGCGTCATCACTTCCTCGCTGCTGACCCTGGTCGTGGTGCCCGTGGTGTACTGCTATCTCGATGATTTTGCCAACTGGATGCGCCGTAAATGGTCTGGCGCCCCCTCAAAAAGCGCCGAGCCGCCGCAAGAAGCCTCCGAGGCTCGTAGAATCGATGGTTTGTCCTGA
- a CDS encoding rhodanese-like domain-containing protein translates to MLTQVLPAQFQQWLASHAANGVKPVVLDVREPWEVTLASIQPGEGFELRCIPMHDIPGRLQELDPDHPVACLCHHGARSMSVAAFLVNNGFEDVSNITGGIDAWSLSADPGVPRY, encoded by the coding sequence ATGTTGACCCAGGTCTTGCCCGCCCAGTTCCAGCAATGGCTGGCTTCTCATGCCGCGAACGGCGTCAAGCCCGTAGTGCTGGATGTGCGCGAACCCTGGGAAGTCACCCTGGCCAGCATTCAGCCCGGTGAAGGCTTCGAGTTGCGCTGCATTCCCATGCACGATATCCCCGGGCGCCTGCAGGAGCTGGACCCCGACCACCCCGTTGCCTGCCTGTGCCACCATGGCGCCCGCAGCATGAGCGTAGCGGCCTTCCTGGTCAACAACGGTTTCGAGGACGTGAGCAATATCACGGGTGGCATTGATGCCTGGTCGCTCAGCGCCGATCCCGGCGTGCCCCGTTACTGA
- a CDS encoding isochorismatase family protein: MLLEASESQLVLVDYQDKLMPVIHEGAQALANAVKLARMAQLLDVPVWGTEQNPSRLGANNAELKELCQKTLEKMYFSAVPEGLGEWLRPPAKPQGGNARSLPKHLQKPQQQAPERNMVVIAGCETHVCLLQTALELLEDEFDVWVVTDACGSRTERNRDAAFDRLAGAGAELVTTEMVMFEWLRTCEDPAFKEMLALVK, encoded by the coding sequence ATGTTGTTAGAAGCTTCCGAGTCGCAACTGGTTCTGGTGGACTACCAGGACAAGCTGATGCCCGTCATTCACGAAGGCGCGCAAGCGCTGGCCAATGCTGTCAAGCTGGCCAGGATGGCGCAGCTGCTGGATGTGCCTGTCTGGGGAACGGAGCAGAACCCCTCGCGCCTTGGCGCCAACAATGCGGAGCTGAAGGAGCTGTGCCAGAAGACGCTGGAGAAAATGTATTTCAGCGCCGTGCCGGAGGGTCTGGGCGAATGGCTGCGTCCTCCCGCCAAGCCGCAGGGCGGCAATGCGCGCAGCCTGCCCAAGCATCTGCAAAAGCCCCAGCAGCAGGCCCCCGAGCGCAATATGGTGGTGATTGCGGGCTGCGAAACCCATGTCTGCCTGTTGCAGACGGCGCTGGAGCTGCTGGAAGACGAGTTCGATGTGTGGGTGGTGACGGATGCCTGCGGCTCGCGCACCGAGCGTAACCGGGATGCGGCATTTGACCGTCTGGCCGGGGCAGGAGCCGAGCTGGTGACCACCGAGATGGTGATGTTCGAGTGGCTGCGCACCTGCGAAGACCCTGCCTTCAAGGAGATGCTGGCGCTGGTCAAGTAA
- a CDS encoding protein-L-isoaspartate O-methyltransferase family protein produces MALPMNAQVDPRDVHAQARFNMIEQQIRPWNVLDESVLELMGKVHREDYVSPEYANMAYMDIEVPLKGTAEEAAAKGWHMLAPRIEARMLQDVKIKPTDRVLEIGTGSGYMAALLAAQAKEVVTLEIDPELAEMARENLLSAGVKNVEVKLANGATASLAQGAFDVIVLSGSVAQVPDALYAQLNEGGRIAAIVGHMPVMRFTLVTKNGNNFEVQQPWDTAATRLVGFEEPSRFSF; encoded by the coding sequence ATGGCCCTGCCAATGAATGCCCAAGTGGACCCGCGCGATGTGCACGCGCAGGCTCGTTTCAACATGATCGAACAGCAAATCCGTCCCTGGAACGTGCTGGACGAGTCCGTGCTGGAGCTGATGGGCAAGGTCCACCGTGAAGACTATGTGTCGCCCGAATACGCGAACATGGCCTATATGGACATTGAAGTCCCCCTGAAGGGCACTGCCGAAGAAGCTGCAGCCAAAGGCTGGCACATGCTGGCACCCAGGATCGAAGCGCGCATGCTGCAAGACGTGAAGATCAAGCCCACCGACCGCGTGCTCGAGATCGGTACCGGCTCCGGCTATATGGCAGCCCTGCTGGCCGCCCAGGCCAAGGAAGTCGTGACGCTGGAGATCGACCCCGAGCTGGCCGAAATGGCCCGTGAGAATCTGCTCAGCGCCGGCGTCAAGAATGTCGAAGTCAAGCTAGCCAACGGTGCCACAGCCTCCCTGGCTCAGGGTGCGTTTGACGTGATCGTGCTCAGCGGCTCGGTGGCTCAGGTCCCCGACGCCCTTTACGCCCAGCTCAACGAAGGCGGCCGCATTGCCGCCATCGTCGGTCACATGCCCGTGATGCGCTTCACGCTGGTGACCAAGAACGGCAACAACTTCGAAGTCCAGCAACCCTGGGATACCGCTGCCACACGCCTCGTGGGCTTTGAAGAGCCTTCGCGCTTCTCGTTCTAA